In Prescottella soli, a genomic segment contains:
- a CDS encoding SPW repeat protein, whose product MSTTPSMSMETHPDIAELRARYDEFGESPVPQLAEGLMVLAGLYAAASPWIVGFSGQTSLMMCNLFAGLAVALLAVGHATSFGRTHGIAFVAPLLGAWLIVSPWLVRNVSTSPGMIWSNVVVGAVVLVLGAGLLGMGMTRGGMRR is encoded by the coding sequence ATGTCGACAACACCGTCCATGTCGATGGAAACCCACCCAGACATCGCCGAACTTCGCGCCCGCTACGACGAATTCGGGGAGAGCCCCGTTCCGCAGCTCGCCGAGGGACTGATGGTTCTGGCCGGACTCTATGCGGCCGCATCGCCGTGGATCGTCGGGTTCAGCGGGCAGACGTCGCTGATGATGTGCAACTTGTTCGCCGGCCTTGCGGTCGCGCTGCTGGCCGTCGGTCACGCCACCTCGTTCGGGCGCACCCACGGCATTGCGTTCGTCGCCCCGTTACTGGGGGCCTGGTTGATCGTTTCTCCGTGGCTGGTCAGGAACGTGAGCACCAGCCCGGGAATGATCTGGTCGAACGTGGTGGTGGGCGCCGTGGTCCTCGTCCTCGGAGCCGGACTTCTGGGCATGGGCATGACCCGAGGAGGGATGCGCAGGTAG
- a CDS encoding carboxylesterase/lipase family protein → MTLIAPDTAVVHTTHGPVRGTVDGPVQVWKGIRYAAAPTGTLRFRAPVAPEPWTEVFDADHFGSVAPQSPMPGMPLGDVCKDEDCLSLNVWSPGTDGDRRPVMVWIHGGAYFRGASSQPVFDGRALAEKGDVVVVTLNYRLGVFGFGDFSSLNTGSHRFDTNVALLDMIAALRWVQANIASFGGDPGSVTVFGESAGGGAVTTLLTIPAAKGLFHRAIAESSPATSVYNQERAAHVAQVFLDILGGADDPVDRLLTAGTDELLAASDELFARIPAETPGTLAFGPIVDGDLLPDYPVNSFWNGTAARIPLLIGTNKDESSLFKLMKSPLMPLDPDVIRGMFAEIAAEHPGIEFPDQARIESAYSGLETRNDAMGLTRDFGFRLPTLWIVDAHSRHAPTWLYRFDYATPMLKALKIGATHATELPYVFGNIAHGPKEITYLLGGLSTGRKVSARMQQRWLEFAKGGVPVGLDGEPTWDAYDPIGRATLLIDKQDSVVPDLDGPLRAAWGEQVIAFT, encoded by the coding sequence ATGACTCTCATCGCTCCCGACACCGCCGTGGTCCACACGACCCACGGGCCGGTGCGCGGCACCGTCGACGGACCCGTCCAGGTGTGGAAGGGCATCCGGTACGCCGCCGCGCCGACCGGGACGCTCCGCTTCCGGGCACCGGTGGCGCCCGAGCCGTGGACCGAGGTGTTCGACGCCGACCACTTCGGTTCGGTGGCACCGCAGAGCCCGATGCCGGGGATGCCGCTCGGCGACGTGTGCAAGGACGAGGACTGCCTCTCTCTCAACGTGTGGTCGCCCGGGACCGATGGTGACCGCCGGCCGGTGATGGTGTGGATCCACGGCGGCGCGTACTTCCGCGGCGCGTCGAGCCAGCCGGTGTTCGACGGCCGCGCGCTCGCCGAGAAGGGCGACGTCGTGGTCGTGACGCTGAACTACCGGCTCGGGGTCTTCGGTTTCGGCGACTTCTCGTCGCTGAACACCGGCTCGCACCGCTTCGACACCAACGTCGCGCTGCTCGACATGATCGCCGCGCTGCGCTGGGTGCAGGCGAACATCGCGTCGTTCGGCGGCGACCCGGGCAGCGTGACGGTGTTCGGGGAGTCGGCCGGCGGCGGCGCGGTCACCACCCTGCTGACGATCCCGGCGGCGAAGGGCCTGTTCCACCGCGCGATCGCGGAGAGTTCGCCGGCCACGTCGGTCTACAACCAGGAGCGGGCCGCGCACGTGGCGCAGGTCTTCCTCGACATCCTCGGTGGCGCAGACGATCCCGTCGACCGTCTGCTGACCGCCGGCACCGACGAGTTGCTGGCGGCGTCCGACGAGTTGTTCGCGCGGATCCCCGCCGAGACTCCCGGCACGCTTGCGTTCGGTCCGATCGTGGACGGTGATCTGCTGCCCGACTACCCGGTCAACTCGTTCTGGAACGGCACCGCGGCCCGGATCCCGCTGCTGATCGGCACCAACAAGGACGAGTCGTCGCTGTTCAAACTGATGAAGTCGCCGCTGATGCCGCTCGACCCGGACGTCATCCGGGGCATGTTCGCCGAGATCGCGGCCGAGCACCCGGGCATCGAATTCCCCGACCAGGCCCGCATCGAATCGGCGTACTCGGGCCTGGAGACCAGGAACGACGCGATGGGGCTGACCCGTGACTTCGGGTTCCGCCTGCCGACGCTGTGGATCGTCGATGCGCACAGCCGCCACGCACCGACGTGGCTGTACCGCTTCGACTACGCGACCCCGATGCTCAAGGCTTTGAAGATCGGAGCCACCCACGCGACCGAACTGCCGTACGTGTTCGGCAACATCGCGCACGGGCCCAAGGAGATCACGTACCTGCTCGGTGGCCTGTCGACCGGCCGGAAGGTTTCGGCGCGGATGCAGCAGCGGTGGCTCGAGTTCGCGAAAGGTGGTGTGCCGGTTGGTCTCGACGGGGAGCCGACGTGGGACGCCTACGACCCGATCGGTCGGGCCACCCTCCTGATCGACAAGCAGGACTCGGTGGTTCCGGACCTGGACGGGCCCCTGCGGGCGGCGTGGGGCGAACAGGTGATCGCGTTCACCTGA
- a CDS encoding response regulator transcription factor, which yields MSESAWVRRALVVEDQPLMRSLVAEALRHAGFEVHDRPSAAPALADFDEIDPDVLVTDIDLGTRPNGMELATIVHAQAPHCAVVFLTNYPRAGIAPGEGVPAGSVFLDKVALESVEDLVAAVESALAEKPVPPGPARDDSPDAVLERLTRTQLDVLRCIALGWSNAEIARRRGSSLRSVEKMVTRVFDALGVGHSPELNPRVAAAQLYVRRFGMPAEIG from the coding sequence GTGAGCGAAAGCGCGTGGGTGCGAAGGGCGCTGGTCGTCGAGGACCAGCCCCTGATGCGTTCACTGGTGGCCGAGGCGCTCCGGCACGCCGGATTCGAGGTGCACGACCGACCGTCCGCGGCACCCGCGCTCGCCGATTTCGACGAGATCGACCCCGACGTGCTGGTCACCGACATCGATCTCGGCACCCGCCCCAACGGGATGGAGCTGGCGACGATCGTGCACGCGCAGGCGCCGCACTGCGCGGTGGTGTTCCTGACGAACTATCCGCGGGCCGGAATCGCCCCGGGGGAGGGTGTTCCGGCCGGGTCGGTCTTCCTCGACAAGGTGGCGCTCGAGTCCGTCGAGGACCTGGTCGCGGCGGTGGAGTCGGCGCTGGCCGAGAAGCCGGTACCGCCGGGTCCGGCACGCGACGACAGCCCGGACGCGGTCCTCGAGCGGCTCACCCGCACCCAGCTCGACGTGTTGCGCTGCATCGCGCTCGGGTGGTCGAACGCCGAGATCGCCCGCCGCCGCGGGTCGAGCCTGCGCAGCGTCGAGAAGATGGTGACCCGCGTGTTCGACGCGCTGGGGGTCGGTCACAGCCCCGAACTGAACCCGCGGGTCGCGGCGGCGCAGCTGTACGTCCGACGCTTCGGGATGCCGGCGGAGATCGGTTGA
- a CDS encoding SDR family NAD(P)-dependent oxidoreductase, whose translation MTSTGWWFQAKHALDTRGPFPRRRRRTLTEAVAGRRVMITGASSGIGRSAAIEIAAAGATVLLVARREPELQDVVDAVTARGGQAFAYSCDLNDGDASDAMVRRVLDEHGGVDILVNNAGRSIRRSLAQSYDRAHDFERTMRLNYHAAVRLMLGVLPGMRERRFGQVINVLSAANLFGGPGYSAYVASKAALDEVCTSFQAETLDENITFTSVYMPLVRTAMITPNAQYLETAALTPEEAGLVICDAVVHRPRRMGPTFGRLTRLVDAISTERADAARHRRFASGI comes from the coding sequence ATGACGTCGACGGGGTGGTGGTTCCAGGCCAAGCATGCGCTCGACACGCGAGGCCCGTTCCCGCGGCGGCGGCGCCGCACGCTCACCGAGGCGGTGGCAGGACGGCGCGTCATGATCACCGGGGCGTCGTCGGGCATCGGCCGCTCCGCCGCAATCGAAATCGCCGCCGCCGGCGCCACCGTGCTGCTGGTCGCCCGCCGCGAACCGGAGCTGCAGGACGTAGTCGACGCTGTGACGGCCCGCGGCGGTCAGGCATTCGCGTACTCGTGCGACCTGAACGACGGGGACGCGTCGGATGCGATGGTGCGCCGGGTCCTCGACGAACACGGCGGCGTCGACATCCTCGTCAACAACGCCGGACGGTCTATCCGCCGGTCCCTCGCCCAGTCGTACGACCGGGCGCACGACTTCGAACGCACCATGCGGCTCAATTACCACGCAGCCGTGCGGCTGATGCTGGGCGTGCTTCCGGGCATGCGTGAGCGCCGCTTCGGCCAGGTGATCAACGTGCTGTCGGCAGCGAACCTGTTCGGCGGCCCGGGGTACTCCGCCTACGTCGCCTCCAAGGCCGCGCTCGACGAGGTCTGCACGTCGTTCCAGGCCGAAACCCTGGACGAGAACATCACATTCACGTCGGTGTACATGCCGCTGGTGCGAACCGCGATGATCACGCCCAACGCGCAGTACCTCGAGACTGCGGCACTCACACCCGAGGAGGCCGGCCTGGTCATCTGTGACGCCGTCGTCCACCGCCCACGGCGGATGGGACCGACGTTCGGACGTTTGACCCGTCTGGTCGATGCGATCAGCACCGAACGCGCCGACGCCGCGCGACACCGACGATTCGCCTCCGGAATCTGA
- a CDS encoding GAP family protein — translation MGNAVAQLVPLGIEMVVSPVPLAALIAILLSARAKTNAAIFTATAVTASAVVIGISALTAEEGAARADHTGHATQIVFATVFGLAFLALAAVSWRSRPRPGTVAAAPSWMAQIDTMNGAKAMVLSLLLTVPNAKNLPLELRAGAVVANAHLPIAQAALLTVGVAVLGGAGLIVLSVLAAVPSKRVTAALGVVKDELIRHNAAIMTVLFLLLAGLQVSHVVTALTA, via the coding sequence ATGGGAAATGCAGTGGCACAGCTGGTTCCGCTGGGAATCGAGATGGTCGTCAGTCCGGTTCCGCTCGCCGCTCTCATCGCGATCCTGCTGTCCGCGCGGGCGAAGACCAACGCCGCGATCTTCACCGCGACGGCCGTCACGGCGTCGGCCGTCGTCATCGGAATCTCGGCGCTCACCGCCGAGGAGGGGGCCGCGCGCGCCGATCACACGGGCCACGCGACACAGATCGTGTTCGCGACGGTCTTCGGGCTGGCGTTCCTGGCGCTGGCCGCCGTCAGCTGGCGCAGCCGCCCGCGGCCGGGCACCGTGGCGGCGGCGCCGTCGTGGATGGCGCAGATCGACACCATGAACGGCGCCAAGGCGATGGTCCTGAGCCTGCTGCTGACCGTGCCCAACGCGAAGAACCTGCCGCTCGAACTGCGGGCCGGGGCGGTGGTCGCGAACGCGCACCTGCCGATCGCCCAGGCGGCGCTGCTGACCGTCGGGGTCGCGGTGCTCGGCGGCGCCGGGCTGATCGTGCTGTCGGTTCTGGCGGCAGTGCCGTCGAAGCGCGTCACCGCCGCCCTGGGCGTGGTCAAGGACGAACTGATCCGACACAACGCCGCCATCATGACCGTCCTGTTCCTGCTGCTGGCAGGTCTTCAGGTCTCGCACGTCGTCACGGCACTCACCGCGTGA
- a CDS encoding DHA2 family efflux MFS transporter permease subunit — translation MSVESSDTEPHVGRREWIGLGVLAAGLSLIVVDGTIVNVSLPVIIDELGLNLTDAQWINSIYSVVFAALLLTAGRLGDRLGRRMLFILGVVVFIGGSLMAAASESSTALIVARVVQGVGGAFVLPCTLSTVNATFRGRDRAIAFGIWGAVISGMAAVGPLLGGWLTTSFTWPWIFLVNVPIGILVIIGAFLTVPETRAKITVPGLDVVGLLLSAIGFGALIFALIEGQTIGWWKPIADLNVFGMTWPVTAPISATPVVAAVGVVALIGFVVWERHRASIGYSAILDLELFRFRTFSWGNCTAMAVAIGEFGLLLVLPLFLVNAYGLSTLGAGYVLAVMALGAFASGAAARHVTARFGAPRTVMLGLALEVIGVLAFALYLRPSSSTWMLALLLAIYGLGLGLASAQLTGTVLVDIPPSESGQGSATQSTVRQLGSALGTAILGTVLSLGLAHSLTDRLEPVALPPQVETQLVDGTRDSAGGTIPAIREQGEHGKLGPAGPETADALSEGFADATRWSLFVAAGFLFVGLVSATQLQPRRREEEAAAPA, via the coding sequence ATGAGCGTGGAATCGTCTGACACCGAACCTCACGTGGGGCGCCGGGAGTGGATAGGCCTGGGCGTCCTCGCCGCCGGCCTGTCGTTGATCGTCGTCGACGGGACCATCGTCAACGTCTCGCTGCCGGTGATCATCGACGAGCTGGGCCTCAACCTCACCGACGCCCAGTGGATCAACAGCATCTACTCGGTGGTGTTCGCGGCGCTACTGCTCACTGCCGGCCGGCTCGGCGACCGGCTGGGTCGCCGGATGTTGTTCATCCTCGGTGTGGTCGTGTTCATCGGCGGCAGTCTCATGGCGGCCGCGTCGGAGAGTTCGACGGCACTCATCGTGGCCCGCGTCGTGCAGGGCGTCGGCGGCGCCTTCGTGCTGCCGTGCACCCTCTCGACCGTCAACGCGACCTTCCGCGGCCGCGACCGGGCGATCGCGTTCGGTATATGGGGTGCGGTGATCTCGGGCATGGCCGCCGTCGGACCGCTGCTCGGAGGCTGGCTGACCACATCGTTCACGTGGCCGTGGATCTTCCTCGTCAACGTCCCGATCGGCATCCTCGTCATCATCGGCGCCTTCCTGACCGTCCCCGAGACGCGGGCGAAGATCACGGTGCCCGGACTGGACGTGGTGGGACTGCTGCTCAGTGCAATCGGCTTCGGCGCGTTGATCTTCGCGCTCATCGAGGGCCAGACCATCGGGTGGTGGAAGCCGATCGCCGACCTGAACGTATTCGGCATGACCTGGCCGGTGACCGCCCCGATCTCGGCGACTCCGGTCGTCGCCGCCGTCGGTGTCGTCGCGCTGATCGGGTTCGTGGTGTGGGAGCGGCACCGGGCGAGCATCGGATACTCGGCCATTCTCGACCTGGAGCTGTTCCGGTTCCGCACCTTCAGCTGGGGCAACTGCACCGCGATGGCCGTCGCGATCGGCGAGTTCGGTCTGCTGCTGGTGCTGCCGCTGTTCCTCGTCAACGCGTACGGCCTGAGCACCCTCGGCGCCGGATACGTGCTCGCGGTGATGGCGCTCGGCGCCTTCGCGTCCGGTGCCGCCGCCCGCCATGTCACCGCCCGGTTCGGTGCCCCGCGCACCGTGATGCTCGGCCTCGCGCTCGAGGTGATCGGCGTGCTCGCGTTCGCGCTGTACCTGCGGCCGTCGTCGTCGACGTGGATGCTGGCGCTGCTGCTCGCGATCTACGGCCTCGGCCTGGGACTGGCGTCGGCGCAGCTGACGGGCACCGTCCTGGTCGACATCCCGCCCTCGGAGTCCGGCCAGGGGTCGGCGACCCAGAGCACCGTCCGCCAGCTCGGATCCGCGCTCGGCACCGCGATCCTCGGCACCGTGCTGTCGCTCGGGCTCGCGCACAGCCTCACCGACCGGCTCGAACCCGTCGCGCTGCCGCCGCAGGTGGAGACGCAGCTCGTCGACGGCACCCGCGACTCGGCCGGCGGCACCATCCCCGCGATCCGTGAGCAGGGCGAGCACGGCAAGCTCGGCCCGGCCGGACCCGAGACCGCCGACGCGCTGTCGGAGGGCTTCGCCGACGCCACCCGCTGGTCGCTGTTCGTCGCCGCCGGCTTCCTGTTCGTCGGTCTGGTGTCCGCCACGCAGCTGCAGCCGCGCAGGCGCGAGGAGGAGGCGGCGGCTCCGGCGTAG